CTCGATAGACATCATCCTGGGCGAAGTGGACAGGTAACGCGGGCGTTTAACAGGATGAGGTAGGATAGCGTTAACGACAAGAACAGAATCTCGGAGGATTACATGCAAATCACTGACATTACGGCGCACCTTGTGCATCCGGGCAAGGCGAAAAACCTGTGTTTCGTGAAGATTGACACGGACGAGGGCATACATGGCTGGGGAGAGTGCTACACGCAGTCCGACCGCGACACACAGATTGTCGCGCATGTGGAGCAGCTCAAGCGCTACCTCATCGGGCGCGACCCCACTAACATCAAGCACTTCATGCAGATGGCATTCGACGACTTTGCCGGCAGGCGCGGCGCGATGGACTACTACTGCGCCATCAGCGGCCTCGAGCACGCCATGTGGGACATCGCGGGCAAGGCTTATGGCGCGCCCGTGCATAAGCTCATCGGCGGCGCGTGTCGAGATAAGATTCGCGTCTATGCCAACGGCTGGTCCGGCGGCAACCCCACGCCCGAATCGCTCGCCGAGCGCGCATCCGAGGTCATAGAAGCAGGCTTCACCGCGCTCAAGTTCGACCCCATACCCGGACGCTGGCGCACATTTGTCGGCAAGGAAGTGGAAGACGCAGCCGTGGCGAATGTGCGCGCCGTCCGCGAAGCCGTAGGTCCCGATGTGGACATACTCGTTGAGATGCACCGCCGACTCGCGCCCATGCACGCCGTCCGCATCGCCCACGAGATCGAGCAGTACCGCCCGTTCTGGTACGAAGAACCCGTGCTCGCCGAGAACATCCCCGCGCTCGCCTCCGTGCGCCAGAAGATAAACATCCCCGTCGTGACCGGCGAGGAGCTTTACACCAAGTTCGAGTTCCGCGAGGTCTTCGAGAAGCAGGCGGCAGACATCCTCAACCCCGATGTCTGCAACGTCGGTGGCATCCTAGAACTCAAGGAAATCGCGGCAATGGCAGAGCCATACTTCGTCGTCATCTCGCCGCACAACTTCAACAGCACCACCGTCGGCTTGGCAGCAACCATACAAGTCTCAGCAGCCATACCCAACTTCCTCATAACCGAATACTTCGTCAACCTCGAAGACCTCGGCAACGACATCGCCAAGAACCCCTTCGAGGTCAAAGACGGCTACATCCAACTGCCCGATACCCCCGGACTAGGCATAGACCTAGACGAAGAGCGCCTCGCCGCCTATCCATACAAGCCCTTCCCGCCGCGCTCGCCCGCCCAAATCTGGGACGAGGGACCATAACTCACATCGATGTACAGGATAAGCAAGATGAATTTTGTGCCTTCCCCCTCGATGGGGGAAGGTTAGGATGGGGGTGTAGTGAATGAATTATGCTCAGTCCTATTGTTGTCAACTGACACTTGACACTTGACAACGCAACCCCGTAGTCTGTTGGCATGATAGTGTCGTTCAGAAATCGTCGGCTCGAAGCTCTCTACAACGGCAACGAGCGCAGGGTAGCGCCCCAACACTTGCGGAAGTTGAAGCGCATTCTCGGCCTCCTAGATATAAGCAGCACGCCAAGGGATATGGACATACCGGGCTTTCGTCTGCACTCCCTGACGGGCGACCTCAGAGGACACTACGCTGTCTGGGTATCGGCGAACTGGCGAGTAACTTTCAGGTTCGATGAAGACGGTAACGCCGCCGATGTCGATTACACCGATTACCACTAAGGAGACGCTGCTATGCCTATGCACAACCCGCCCCATCCCGGAGAAATCGTTAAGTATGAATGTCTCGAACCACTGGGCTTGACCGTAACGCGCGCCGCTGAAGGCTTAGGCATAACCCGGCAGGCGCTGTCCAATCTCGTGAATGAAAAGTCGGACATGTCGGTTGACATGGCGCTGCGGCTCTCGCAGGCGTTCGGCTCAACCCCGGAGACATGGCTGAGATTGCAGATGGCTCACGACCTGTGGCAAGCGCGAGAGCAAGCCGAACAAATCAAGGTCGAGCGATTCGCCGCAGCGAATACGGCCGATTAAGCGGCTGACGTTGATGTACAGGACAAGGTGAAAGCTGGACGACATGGAAGAAACCAAGATATGGTCCGTTGATGGCGATGGAACTTCTACAACGCAACTGGACACCACGAACCGGATGGAAACCGAAGGACGTCTTGAGGACATCCTGACTCGGAACCCGGACATGCTCGAAGATGGTTTACAGCTAGTTGGACGGCAAACATCAACCGCAGGTGGATGGCTCGACCTGCTCGGCGTGGACACCGACGGCAGGCTTGTTGTGTACGAACTGAAGCGCGGACGGCTGAACCGTGACGCAGTAGCGCAGGTGATAGACTATGCTTCAGACCTGGACACAAAGGAACAGGACGACCTGAGCAGTCATATAGAGCGACAATCGGGCAAGTATGGAATCGAGAAAATTGATGACTTCAAGGACTGGTATAGCAAATTGCGCGAAAGCAACGAGTTGCCAGAGGATGACCTTGAAGCCCTTAAGCCTCCCAGGATGGTCCTTGTAGGGCTAGGCGTTGATGACACTACTGAACGCATGGTGGGCTATATGGCGAGTGGTGGAATGGACATTTCGTTGCTAACATTCTACGGCTTCGCCAACACCGACGGCAAAATACTACTTGCCAGAAATGTAGAGGTGGGCAGCGACAGAATACCAGTAAACCAAGGCCCGCGCAGTCGCCACAGAAATCGTCGAGCGCAATTTGAGAGGAAAGCTCAAACTCTGCCGACGGATGTCCAAAATGTGCTGACCGAAATAGAGATCATGTTCAGAAGGCAACACAGCAGGTTCAGCAAAGGCTATTCAACCACACGGATGAATTTCAGCTTGGACTACTCATGGTATGACTTTCCGGGAATGGAATGGAAAAACAAAGCCGTAACGCTGTTTGTTGAAATTTCCAACGGCGACTATGTAAATCTTGGTTTTCATCCGGCAGCTGTCCACTTTGCGTCTGACGACGAGATTAACAAACTCAGGGACGAAGGCGTCAATTTTGAAAGAGTCGAATTAGCGGATAGTGGGTATGAGGCCATGCGACACTTTGAACAGATTAAGCATGAAATCAAATACCCGCTACGGTCGCTCGCCGATTGGGAAGAACACAGAGAAACGCTGACGGCGCTAACGCAGAAGGTCTGCAAGGCGTATGACGCCGCCAGAGAGGAGGCATTGTCAAACCAATAGATAACATCCCCTCCATCCCGTCCATCAATGTCAAACCCCAAGAAGGAGCCACCCCCATGCCCCAACAAACCACCCCCGACGACTTCCGCGCCCTCACGCAGCGCGCCGGTCTCAACCTCACCGACGACGAGCTTGAGCACCTCAAGCCGATGTACGACCACTATCTTGAACCCATCGCCCGCATGAATGCGCTGAACCTTGACGCCGAAGACTTGGCGGTCGTCTATTCGCCGGGCTGGGACCCGGAGGTGTAGCCATGACCACAGAATTGCATTATCTCACCATCGGCGAAGCAAGCGGGCTGCTGCAAAGCGGCGAGCTATCGCCCGTCGAGCTTACCCGCGCATTCCTCGAGCGCATCGACGCGCTCGACGACACGCTTGAATGCTACATCACGGTGCTGCACGACGGCGCTATGGCTGAGGCGCGGCAGGCGGAAGCCGAAATCCTGCGCGGCGACTATCGCGGTGCCATGCACGGCATACCCATCGCCCTCAAGGACCTCTACGATACTGAAGGCGTCCTCACCACCGCAAGCTCCAAGGTAATGGCAGACCGCGTTCCCACTGAGGACGCCACCACGACGGCGCGCCTGAGAGAGGCGGGCGCTGTGCTGCTAGGCAAGCTCGCCATGCACGAATTCGCGCTCGGCGGCCCCGACCCAACGAACGGCTTTCCACTCGCGCGCAACCCGTGGAACCTCGACCACATCCCCGGCGGATCGAGCAGTGGCTCCGGCGCGGGCATCGCCGCCGGGCTGTGCATGGGCACGCTCGGCTCTTGCACCGGCGGCAGCATTCGCGGACCGGCCGCGTTCTGCAGCATCGCCGGCATCAAGGCAACATACGGGCGCGTGAGCCGCTACGGCGTCGTGCCACTGAGCTGGACGCTCGACCACTGCGGGCCCATGACTTGGACTGTCGAAGATTCCGCCATTATGTTGCAGGCGATTGCCGGCTATGACCCGAAAGACCCGACGACCAGCCGCGCGCCGGTGCCGGACTACTCCGAGTCGCTGATAGATGACATTGAAGGCATGCGTATCGGCGTGCCGCGCCATTTCTTCTTCGCGGACGACCCCACGATCGACAAGGATGTTCTCTCAGCGGTGGACGACGCCCTGCAAGTCATGGAAGAATTGGGCGCGCATGTCGAAGAGGTCAATATCCCCATGCTGGAGCACGCAGGCGCAGCGCAGCCGGTCATAATGCTCAGCGAAGCGTTCGCCTATCACCAGAACAACCTGCGCGACACGCCCGAGCTTTTCGGCGAGATGGTGCGCGCGCGATTCCGCACGGGCGGGCTGTTCTCAGGCGGCGACTATGTGCAGGCGCAGCGCGTACGCAACGTGCTCAAGCGCGAGTTCGCCGAAGTGCTGCGCAATGTCGATGTCATCGTGTCGCCAACGATGTCCAACCCGGCGCCGCGCTTCGACGCGATGGACGCCATGACCACCTCGCGCGTGCCAAGCTTCACCGGACCGTACAACCTGACCGGCATGCCCGCCATATCCGTGCCGTGCGGCTTCACGCCGGCCGGCCTGCCCGTCGGGCTGCAAATCGCGGGCAAGCCCTTCGATGAACCGACGGTCTTCCGCGCCGCCCACGCCTACGAACGGCAAGCCCGCTTATTCGAGCGCCGCCCGGCAGTGTAACGGAGAGCGCTAGAGCCCAATCCTCCCCACCCTGTAAATCAAGTTAAGTCAAACCTACGGCGCTTGCAGCAACTGCAACAGGTTGCCGTCCGGGTCTTTGAAGGTGGCGACCCAGCCGCCCCAATGCTCGCGCTCCGGCGTTCTGACGAAGCGCACGCCGGAGGCGGTCAGCCGTTCGTGCAGCGCGTGGATTTCCGATGTGCCGAAGTTCACCATAATGCGCTGCGGCTCGGCGTTCTTGCCGCTCACTTCGGAGTGCTCGCCGATGTTGAAGCGCATGTCGCCCCACCTGAATGCGACGAAGTCCGGCCGTATGACATGCACGGGAAGCCGCAGCGTATCGCGGTAGAACGCCGTCATCGATTCCATGTGTTCTGTCCAAATTATCACGCCCACGATGCCGTCAATCATTGTTAATTTCCTTATTGTCTTTGTTGCTAGGCGTACTGCTTTGCACCATTCTAACCTGCCCCATAGGGGGATATGACTAGGTGAATGTTGGGGCATGGATAATTGTAGCATTTGCGCCCGTCGTTGATGTCCGTGCTTCCCTGTCCCGATTCTGCCATCCTTTAAGCCCCATCCTGGGCGGGATGGCGAACCTTTGCTAAAAATTCGGCGGCGGCTTTCGCCTTCAATTCTGGCGAAGTATGTGTATAATAGGTAACCAGAGACAGATGGGTGGTGGCCGAAAGCTAACTGAGGGTCTCTAGAAAGGAGGTTGCTGCATTGGATAGTAGTATGAGGAGGTGCTCCAGGTAGGTGTTCCCAGGAGCATCTTCTACACCAGGGAGGGGCTTTCCCGCTAGTCGGGGAAGCCCCTCTCTTTTCTTCAACATGTATCACATGATGGAGGTTTAACGCCGGTGGGCGATGTTATTGCCGCCCCTCGAAGAAGCGGCGCGGGTTGTCCACCATGATGTTGTGGATGTCCTCTTCGGTCGCGCCCAATTCACGCAGGCGTGGCAGCACCTGCCGCGTGATGAACAGGTAGCCGTGCGGATTCAGAACTTCGCGCATCTGCCGCGCTTCCTGATTGGCGATGAGCAGCGTCACCGCCCAGTCGTGCCCCAGCATTATGCGCCGCGCGTAGCCCGCCTCGATGAGGTTGTACGCCGTCTGCGTTCGCGCCTCCCAGTCGAGCGCTTCCGGTCTGCCGGGGTAGCGGTCCAGCCCGACCCAAACGCCCTTTTCCAGCAAGCCGGTCAGGTATTCCATATCGTCCGTGTCGTTGCTATGCCCGATATACACCTTGTTCAGGTCGATGCCTTCGTCCTCGAAAATGGCGACTTGCTGGTCGCCGACGCGTTCCGGCGCCCAGGTGTGCGTGGAGATTGGCACGCCTGTTACCCGCTGCGCCCGAGCCGCCGCGCGCAGGATAACCTCGCCCTCCGGCGTAACGCCTCCCATGTCGTTGGCGACCTTGATAATCCCCGCCTTTATGCCGGTGTCTTCGATGCCTTCTTCAATCTCGCGGATGTATAGCGGCGCGATGTCTTCCGGCGTCGCCGTCCAGAACACGCGCGGGATGTCGCGCCAAGTGCCGGTCGCGCAGACGATGTTCACGCCCGACCCACGCGACACCTCTGCGATGAGGCGGACGTCGCGTCCCAAGTCGATTGTCGAAACATCGACCATGCTGCGCAGCCCTTCGTCGTATGCCGCTTTAAGGTCGCGTATGCCGCGTTCAATAGAGCCGGCGCGGTCTATGAACTCCGGGTAAACCTGCTGAATCCCCGCAGACGACACAATCACATGCTCATGCGACAGCGTGAATCCCAAGTCCGCCGTGTCCATCGGCCCCAGCACCGAATTGATCGTCGCCATATCGGTAAAACCTCCGGTTTTAGTATGTCAGTATTTCGGTATTTCAGTTAGTCAGAACTTCGCTTTCTTAACGCAGGCGGTAATCAATGAAGCGAGCATACGCTTGACGCTAATTACTTGCTGGTTAACTCTATCGTAAGTCTGGTTGTCAATGTATGCCAAGTCGCGCGTCAGCAGTATGTGATATTCCAGTTCGCTGGCAGAACCCATGGCTATCTGCAAGAAGCGTCTCAACTCTGCATTGCCATACCTACCGCAGCCTTCAGCGATATTGGCGGGGACGGATGCCGCCGACCTGCGTAGCTGGCTGGTCAATCCGTATTGCTCATTGCGCGGAAGATTTTGCGTGATATTGTACACATCCAGAGTCAACTGATGACCATGCTTCCATACCCTCAAGTTCCTGAAATCCTGCACCGCGTAAACCTCTGACTTACTGATATACCGACAAACCGATATACCGACTTACTGACCAACTACACTATTACTCAGCACGCCGATACCGCTTATCTCCACATCGCACACGTCGCCCACCTTCATGTTGTCCGTCGCGCCGTCCGTGCCCATCCATATCATGTCGCCCGGATACAGCGTCAGGTAGCGTGTCATCGCGCTGATGTATGTTTCCACGCCGAAGACCATGTTGTTAGTGGCGAACTCCGAGACGACTTCGCCGTTCAGCCGTACCGTCGTCCGCAGCGAGTCCAGGTCAACATCGGTCTCGATCCACGGGCCCATCGGCTTAAAAGTGTCGCTGTTCTTGGCGCGCCACATCGTGCGGTCGCCTGCCTGCCAGGTGCGCTCGCTCACGTCGTTGCCGATAGTGTAGCCCAGCACGCAGGACAGCGCGTCCTCTTCTGACAGGTGCTTCGCTTCCTTACCGATAACCACCACCAGCTCGCCTTCGTACTGAAAGCGCTCGGTGGAGTCTGCCGGCTTGACGATGGGTTCGCCGTGCGCGATAAGCGCGTTGTTCGCACGGTAGCCGATATCCGGCTTTTGCGGAATATCCGGCTCGCGTCCGAGCAGCGCCGCCGCCTCACGCACATGCTCTTCGTAATTCACACCCGCCGCGTAAAACGTCTTCGGCTCAAAAGGCACGAGCAGCCGCGCATCCGCAAGCGCGCTGCGTCCGCCCGTGCGCTCATACCCATCGAACGGATCGCCGCTCACCTCCGCAATCTCATCGCCTTCTACAATCCCAAAAGCCGCGCCGCCATCCGCTTCATATCTTACCCAGCGCATTGCAAGCCTCCTTACATATCCAACAGCACATATCCAACAGCGTCTTTCGATTATCCATCCTGTTCATCGCTGTTAAATTTCTCCAGCCCAAACGCTTCTGCGACCAATTCATACGACCGCACTCTGTCCGCGAAATCGTAGCATATCGTTACGACGCCGATGTCGTTGGTGTCGTAGGCGTACGCGAGCGCCTCTATCTTGTCGCGCACATACTCGGGCGTGCCGTCGATGTAGCTTTCCTTTAGCTTCGACAGATACGCCCATTCGTCGGGACGGTATTCGTATGCGAGCGCCTCTTCGATGGGCGGCACGCCTTCGCGGATGTTCTGCACCGAGCGCACTCGCGACAGATTGCGGCTCGCGCCGATTCGCTGCGCATCCTCGTCCGTCTCGGCGCACAATACCTGCAGCGCGACATTCACCTTCGGCTCGGACAGATACTCGGACGGCTGGAAGTTCTGCCGATACATCTCGGCGATCGCCGGTCCGTGCTCTGTCGCCAGGCCGAAGAAGTGCGCGAAACTGAACGGCAAGCCCATCTCGGCTGCCATCGCCGCGCTGTCCGCACGCGAGCCGAGCAGCCACACATCGGGCGTGGTGAACTCGCCGGGACCGGCGTGCAGCGACGCGAAGGGATGCTCGCCGTCCACCGTGTCGTGCAGAAAGTTCAGCAGATCGCGCACGACGACCGGGTAGTGGCGCACATCGAGTTGCGGACGCGGATACGACAGCGCTGCCGCCGTAATCTGGTCGCTGCCCGGCGCGCGCCCAATGCCGAGGTCTATCCTGCCGGGGAAGAGCGTCTCCAACATACGGAACACCTCGGCGACCTTGAACGCGCTGTAGTGTGGCAGCATCACGCCGCCGCTGCCTACGCGAATGCTCTCCGTGTTCGCGGCAATCTGCCCGATGAGGATTTCCGGGCTAGTCCCGGCGAAGTTCGCCAAGTTGTGGTGCTCCGCCACCCAGAAGCGCCGGTAGCCCAGCCGCTCGACGGCGCGCGCCAGCTCGACGGTTTCCGTCAGCGCGTCTCGCGCCGTGCCGCCCTTCCGCACCGGCGACTGGTCCACGACACTGAGTTGTATATTGCTGCTCAATATTGCACCTTATTTCTCAGGTTGTACGGGCCTGCATCGCGCACGGTTCATCCCTCATCCTGCTCGTTCTGCCCATCCTGTCCATCGATGTTAATTCCCCGCCCTATCGGGGCATTGGCAGGCATGGAAAGAGACCTATATGCGCTAAATCGGCACTATCGTGTGGCTTTTCCACCGATTGATGGCAGACTGTCCGCGCGGGCTGACTTGGCGCTGCACTTGCACGTTGATGAGCGCAGGGCGTTCCAGTTTCAGGCAGCGTTCGAGCGCGGGATGAAGTTCCTCCGGGTTCTCTACGATTTCGCCGTGCCCGCCTAGTCCGCGCACCACTTGGTCGTAGCGCGTGGGCAGCAGGTCGGTGGCGACGGGCTTGCCATATACCCCAAGCTGAATCTGCCGGTCGATGCCCCACGCGGAGTCGTTTCCCATCACGCAGACGAACGGCAGGTTGTGCCGCACCGCCGTATCGTACTCCATGCCGTTGAAACCGAACGCGCCGTCGCCGCTGAACGCGATTACCCGTCTGTCCGGATGCGCCAATTTCGCCGCGAGCGCAGTCGGTATCGTGTGCCCAAGCATGCCGGACGGCGTTACATACAGCCAGCTCTTGGGAAACCGCGCAGGCAGGTACGCGCGCGCGAAATGGCAGTAGTCGCCGCCGTCGAATATCAGGTAGTCGTCCGGCGACAGCTGCTGCATCACGGTGCGGTGCACAAACATCGCATGCATCGGCGCGTCCGGCACTGCCAGCGATTCCAGGTGCTCCTGCCAAGCCCTGCGCTCTGCGCGAAGTTCGTTAAGCCAGGGCAAGTCCGACCACGCATGCTTGCCCGCCTCCGCCGTGAGCTGCCGCAGCGTGGCTTCGACATCGCCGGCGATTCCCACCGCCACCCCGCGATTGCGCCCGATTTCCGCTTCGGACGGATCGATCTGTATGACGGCGGCGTCCGCGCCTATCGTCGGCGCCATTGCGTAGCCGATAATCAGGTCTTGCTTGCGTCCGAGCATCAGCACGGCATCCGCATCGCGTATCTTGCGCGACGCTTGACTAAGCCCTTGATCGAAGAAACCTAGGCAGTAGGGATGTTCGTCCGACACCAGACCGCGCGCGTCTCCCTCTGTCAGCAGCGGGATGCGTGTCGTCTCGATGAACGCCTGCATCACCTCGCCGGAGCGCGAGTACGCCGCCGCGCTGCCCGCGACGATGAGCGGGCGCTCGGCGGCATGCAATATCGCAATCGCCTGCTCGATGTCCGCCTGCGATGCCTGTGCCGCGCCGATGCCGCGATATTCGTTCGGCGCGTAGAGCGCGACTTCGTCTTCGCTGACCATGTTCTGCTGAATGTCAACCGGAATGGTCAGATGCACGGGACCCCGCCGCCCGCTGTACGCCACGCGAAGGGCGTGCGCTATCATGTCCGGGATGCGCCGCGTGTCGGTAACCATCCACGCGCCCTTGCAGACGGGACGCGCCATGCCGACCTGATCGATCTCTTGCATCGCGCCGCGTCCCAGCTCAGCGAGTTCCGCGGAGCCGCTGATGGACAGCAGCGGACTTTCCGAGTGCTGCGCGTTGGCGAGACCGGGTATTGCGTTGGAAAAGCCCGGCGTCGTGTACATCGCCACGCCCGGCTCGCCGGTAATGCGGCCCCAAGCGTCCGCCATGTGCGCCGCCGCCTGCTCGTGCCGCGTGTCCACGAAGCGAAAGCCCATATCCGCCATCGTATCCAGTGCGGGCAGCACATGGTCGCCCGCAATCGTGAACACATTCTTCACGCCTTCAAGCGCCAGCGCCCTGCCAATCAGCTCACTGCCGCTCACCATCCCCGAACTTGGTGTAGTCATTGTTAACCTCTCATCAATTCTTTTGGTCTCCCTAATGTTAGATTGTTACGCCTTTAGGCACAACCACGCGCAGATTGCACAATAGCCGTCTCAATAGTCGTCCCCCCCACCAAGAAATGATATTAAATATCCGATAAATTGCACCAGAAACTATGTGCGCTTTCTTCGAAATCCTGCTAACATTAATCGTTGCCCTACCGCCTTATCTCTCCGCCCTCTTCGAGAAAGATTAGTAGAGAAGGTTAGAGTAAGGGGGCAAGCCCGGATTACGCCACACAAAGCCCAACTGAGAGTCGCCACATTGCTTTCAATCCACACCGATCCGTTTGACGATGCTTGGGTCGCCTTCGACCTCGAAACGACCGGACTCAACGCCGATAGAGGCGATGCCATTATCGAGATTGGTGCTGCCAAGTTTCAGGGCGGTAAAACGCTCGACACATTCGAGCGCTTCGTGAATCCACAGCGGAGAATATCCCCCTTCATCACGGCGCTGACCGGCATTCAACAGCGCGAGCTAGACCGCGCGGACACCATCGACCGCGTTGCGCCTGAATTCGTCGCATTCGTTGGCACTGCGCCCCTCATCGCACACAACGCAGGCTTTGACCTCGGCTTCTTGCGAAATAGCGGTATCGAGTTGCCGAACCCCATCGTGGATACATACGACCTTGCGTATGTTCTGCGACCGGACGAACCGAGTTACGCGTTGGAACAATTAGCGCAGAACTTGGAACTTCCGAATATCCGCAAGCAGCGCAAACAGGACAGGGCGCACCGCGCTGTCTATGACGCCATTGTAAGCAAAATGCTCTTCCTGAGCCTGCTGGAAGACGCCGCCGCGCTCGATCCGATGACGCTCGCCGCCATGCAGCGTATAGCGCAATCGTCTGGCTGGTCGATGTCGTATCTGCTTGATGGCATCGCCGCCAACCCGCGCGTTATATCCGGCGGTTACCCGCCTCTAACATCGTCAGCGATTGCGGAATCGTCCGATGCGTCTATACAGGATGCGAATTCAGACGAGGATGAGTCTAAAGTCGGCTTGAACGGATTGGATATGCAGCGCATCACCCGCAGATTGCACAGCGGCGGTGCGCTGAAAGAGAACGAGCGAATAACGCCCATCGATGCGGATATGGTCGCGTCGATGTTCAGCGAAGGCGGCGAGCTTTCGCGGGCGCTGGACGGCTTTGAGTCGCGCGCCGAACAAGTACAGATGGCGCAGGCGGTTACGGAGGCTATCAACGACGGCGAGCGCATCATCATCGAGGCGGGCACCGGCGTCGGCAAGTCGCTCGCGTACCTGCTGCCCGCCGCGCTCTACGCCCTCGCCAACGGCAAGCGCGTGGTCATTTCCACCAACACCATAAACCTTCAAGAGCAGCTGCTGAACAAGGATGTGCCCATCCTCGTAGAGGCGCTGAAGTTTGCGGACGACGACGGCGAAGAAGACGAAGACGGGCTGCGATTCGCCTCGCTGAAGGGACGCGCGAATTACCTGTGCATGCGCCGCTGGAACGCAATGTACGCCTCCGAGCCGACTTCTGAAGAGGCGCGACTGCTCGCCAAGACTATGCTCTGGCTGCAATCGACCGCGAGCGGCGACCGCGCCGAAATCAACTTAGGGCATCGCGACGCAGCCGCTCCGTGGGACAGGTTGTCTGCGAACAACGCGCGTGGCTGTATGCGAAATGAGAGCGTCTGCTTCCTGCGCGCTGCCCGCGAACGCGCCGCCGCGTCGCACCTGATTGTCGTCAACCACGCGCTGCTTCTGTCGAACGCGCTCGTAGGCAGGATAATTCCGGACTACGATGTGCTAATCATCGACGAAGCGCACCATCTCGAAGAGGAAGCCACCAAGCATCTCGGCTTCGAGCTGACGCAGGCGCGCTTCGGCGAACATTTCCAGAATCTAAGCGGCGACGCCGGGCTGCCCAATCAGGCAACTATGGCATTCCGCACCGCGCTGTCGGATGTTACAGACCGCAAGGAAACCGTGGATACGGTCGTCGATGAGATTGCGAGGCTGATGCCCCGCGTGCGCGATTATGTCCCGCGTACTTTGGCGCAAATGGGAACGATGGTGAAGCCCACGGACAGCGGACGCCAGCAGCCGGCATACGCGCAGCAGGTTCGCGTCACGAAGGGCATGCGGGCGAATCCGAAGTGGTCCGAGATAGAAATCGGCTGGGAGAACGCGGACCTTGCGCTCCTAGAACTGGGCAAGCTGCTGGGGAATTTGCACAAGGCATTGGAAGGCATGGACGAGGCGGGCTTGCTAAACTACGAATCGCTGATGAACGATCTTGCCGACGCAGCGCAGGCGAACGATACGCTGCGCCGCAATCTGCACGAATTCGTGGTCGCGCCGGAGGACGACGCAATTTACTGGCTCACGCTGTCGGCACAGCGCCAAGACTTGTCGCTGCACGCCGCGCCGCTGCATGTCGCGGAACATCTGGACGACCTGATATTCTCGCAGACCCGCAGCGTCATAATGACCAGCGCGACGCTCAGCACAGAGCAGAACTTCAATCACATCGTGGAACGCACCGGCTTCAAGGACGCGCGCGCACTGCTGCTAGGCTCTCCATTCGACTACCCGAATGTCGCCGCGCTCTGCCTGCCGAACGACATACCCGCGCCGAATTCGTGGGCGTATCAGGATGCGCTGGACAACACTATAAAGGATACCGCGATCGCCGCCGATGGACGCACGATGGCGCTCTTCACATCGTACAGCGCGCTGCGCAAGACGGCGTCCAACATCAGGAACGACCTGAAGGCGCGCGGCATAGAGGTCTTGCAGCAGGGCAATGATGGTCCGCCGGCTCAGATCGTGCGCCGCTTCATGCAGAATCCGCGCGCCGTGCTGCTGGGCACCGCCAGCTTCTGGGAGGGCGTTGATCTGCCCGGCGATGCGCTCAGCGCACTGATAATCGCCAAACTGCCCTTCGATGTGCCCAATGAGCCAGTCTTCCAGGCGCGCTCCGAGTTGTACGACAACGCCTTTATGCAGTACAGCGTGCCCCGC
Above is a genomic segment from Chloroflexota bacterium containing:
- a CDS encoding DEAD/DEAH box helicase: MLSIHTDPFDDAWVAFDLETTGLNADRGDAIIEIGAAKFQGGKTLDTFERFVNPQRRISPFITALTGIQQRELDRADTIDRVAPEFVAFVGTAPLIAHNAGFDLGFLRNSGIELPNPIVDTYDLAYVLRPDEPSYALEQLAQNLELPNIRKQRKQDRAHRAVYDAIVSKMLFLSLLEDAAALDPMTLAAMQRIAQSSGWSMSYLLDGIAANPRVISGGYPPLTSSAIAESSDASIQDANSDEDESKVGLNGLDMQRITRRLHSGGALKENERITPIDADMVASMFSEGGELSRALDGFESRAEQVQMAQAVTEAINDGERIIIEAGTGVGKSLAYLLPAALYALANGKRVVISTNTINLQEQLLNKDVPILVEALKFADDDGEEDEDGLRFASLKGRANYLCMRRWNAMYASEPTSEEARLLAKTMLWLQSTASGDRAEINLGHRDAAAPWDRLSANNARGCMRNESVCFLRAARERAAASHLIVVNHALLLSNALVGRIIPDYDVLIIDEAHHLEEEATKHLGFELTQARFGEHFQNLSGDAGLPNQATMAFRTALSDVTDRKETVDTVVDEIARLMPRVRDYVPRTLAQMGTMVKPTDSGRQQPAYAQQVRVTKGMRANPKWSEIEIGWENADLALLELGKLLGNLHKALEGMDEAGLLNYESLMNDLADAAQANDTLRRNLHEFVVAPEDDAIYWLTLSAQRQDLSLHAAPLHVAEHLDDLIFSQTRSVIMTSATLSTEQNFNHIVERTGFKDARALLLGSPFDYPNVAALCLPNDIPAPNSWAYQDALDNTIKDTAIAADGRTMALFTSYSALRKTASNIRNDLKARGIEVLQQGNDGPPAQIVRRFMQNPRAVLLGTASFWEGVDLPGDALSALIIAKLPFDVPNEPVFQARSELYDNAFMQYSVPRAILRLRQGFGRLIRTKTDRGVVVILDGRVTGSRYGSAFLRSLPPARQVKCSLHEIPAVVRKQLHG